From a single Rhizobium lusitanum genomic region:
- a CDS encoding AAA family ATPase, with protein MGVKNYLIEGISGTGKTTVCEELQRRGYHAIHGDRELSYHGDPETGEPLDVSEQQHDIWFVHQHHIWDMDKVKSLVADQRNPISFFCGGSRNFLRFIDLFDGVFVLDIDLDTLNKRLAGRPEDEWGGRPSERELIARLHATKEDVPQNAISIDATAPIARVVDNILSRCRVGDRAPRV; from the coding sequence ATGGGCGTCAAAAATTATCTGATCGAAGGCATTTCTGGCACCGGCAAAACCACGGTGTGTGAAGAACTGCAGAGACGCGGTTACCATGCCATCCACGGTGACCGAGAGTTGTCTTATCACGGCGATCCCGAGACGGGTGAACCGCTGGATGTCTCCGAGCAACAGCATGACATTTGGTTTGTGCACCAGCACCACATTTGGGATATGGACAAAGTCAAATCCTTGGTCGCTGATCAACGCAACCCGATCTCGTTCTTCTGCGGCGGCTCCAGGAATTTCCTCCGCTTTATTGACCTGTTTGACGGGGTTTTCGTTCTCGACATCGATTTAGACACGTTGAACAAGCGACTTGCCGGGAGACCAGAAGACGAATGGGGCGGAAGACCTAGCGAACGGGAATTGATTGCGCGACTGCACGCAACGAAAGAGGATGTTCCGCAGAATGCAATTAGCATTGACGCCACTGCGCCTATCGCACGCGTTGTCGACAATATTCTCTCGAGATGCAGAGTTGGCGATCGAGCGCCTCGAGTGTAA
- a CDS encoding bifunctional 2',3'-cyclic-nucleotide 2'-phosphodiesterase/3'-nucleotidase → MSSILELPSMSRRSLLQGLGATAALIVLHPFAARAAGNQAHLRLMETTDIHVNVFPYDYYADKPNDTMGLSRTATIIDNIRAEATNSLLIDNGDVLQGNPMGDYMAYQHGMKEGDVHPVIKAMNTLGYEVGTLGNHEFNYGLDFMFKVLGGANFPFVCANLTKGQLASDPKKDDLFFKPYRIIEKKIKDGAGNESTVKIGFIGFVPPQIMLWDIKNLEGKAQTRDIVEAAKAWVPVMKEEGADIVIALSHSGIDGSAPSDRMENASLYVAAVPGIDAVFTGHQHLVFPGPKTWDGIKDADPVKGTLHGKPTVMAGFWGSHLGLIDLLLEKDGNSWKIVDFTAEARPIYHRDDKKKVIADVADKKEVVEAAKAEHEATLAYVRTPVGKTSAPLYSYFALVADDPSVQIVSQAQIWYIKDMLKETQYKDLPVLSAAAPFKCGGRNGVDYYTDVPAGNIAIKNVADLYLYPNTVQAVVINGAQVKNWLEMSAAMFNQVQPGAKDVALLNDSFPSYNFDVIDGVTYQIDLSQPRRFSDDGKLLNADANRIQNLQFNGKPIDAAQKFVVVSNNYRAGGGGNFPEIAADKVVYKAPDTNRDVIVRYVHDQGTINPTADGNWTFKPLPGTTVLFPSSPKAKDFLAEVKSVKIEDAGEGTDGFSNFRLVL, encoded by the coding sequence ATGTCTTCCATTCTGGAATTGCCCAGCATGTCGCGCCGTTCCCTGCTGCAGGGCCTTGGCGCCACAGCCGCGCTGATCGTCCTGCATCCCTTCGCTGCCCGCGCGGCCGGCAACCAGGCGCATCTGCGTCTCATGGAAACGACTGATATCCACGTCAACGTCTTCCCTTACGACTACTACGCCGACAAGCCGAACGACACGATGGGCCTATCGCGCACCGCGACGATCATCGACAACATCCGCGCCGAGGCCACCAATTCATTGCTGATCGACAATGGCGACGTGCTGCAGGGCAATCCGATGGGCGACTACATGGCCTATCAGCACGGCATGAAGGAGGGCGACGTTCATCCGGTCATCAAGGCGATGAACACGCTCGGCTATGAAGTTGGCACGCTCGGGAATCACGAGTTCAACTATGGCCTCGATTTCATGTTCAAGGTCCTGGGCGGCGCGAACTTCCCCTTCGTCTGCGCCAACCTGACCAAGGGCCAACTCGCCTCCGACCCGAAAAAGGACGACCTGTTCTTCAAGCCCTATCGGATCATCGAAAAGAAGATCAAGGACGGCGCCGGCAATGAAAGCACGGTCAAGATCGGCTTCATCGGCTTCGTGCCGCCGCAGATCATGCTCTGGGACATCAAAAATCTCGAAGGCAAGGCGCAGACGCGCGATATCGTTGAAGCCGCCAAGGCCTGGGTGCCGGTCATGAAGGAAGAAGGCGCTGATATCGTCATCGCCCTTTCGCACTCCGGCATCGACGGCAGTGCGCCCTCCGACAGGATGGAAAATGCCTCGCTCTATGTCGCCGCCGTTCCTGGCATCGACGCTGTCTTCACTGGCCACCAGCATCTCGTCTTCCCCGGCCCGAAGACCTGGGATGGCATCAAGGATGCCGATCCGGTCAAGGGCACGCTGCATGGCAAGCCGACGGTCATGGCCGGCTTCTGGGGCTCGCATCTCGGCCTGATCGACCTGCTCCTGGAAAAAGACGGCAACAGCTGGAAGATCGTCGACTTCACCGCCGAGGCACGGCCGATCTATCACCGCGACGACAAGAAGAAGGTCATCGCCGATGTCGCCGACAAGAAGGAAGTGGTCGAAGCCGCCAAGGCCGAGCACGAGGCGACGCTCGCCTATGTCCGCACGCCAGTCGGCAAGACCTCGGCGCCGCTCTACTCCTATTTCGCGCTCGTCGCCGACGATCCCTCAGTGCAGATCGTCAGCCAGGCGCAGATCTGGTACATCAAGGACATGCTGAAGGAGACCCAGTACAAGGATCTGCCGGTGCTTTCGGCAGCCGCGCCCTTCAAATGCGGCGGCCGCAACGGCGTCGACTATTATACCGACGTTCCCGCCGGCAATATTGCCATCAAGAACGTCGCCGATCTCTATCTCTATCCGAACACGGTGCAGGCGGTCGTCATCAACGGCGCGCAGGTAAAGAACTGGCTGGAAATGTCGGCGGCAATGTTTAATCAGGTGCAGCCGGGCGCCAAGGATGTCGCTCTGCTCAACGACAGCTTCCCATCCTACAATTTCGACGTCATCGACGGCGTCACCTATCAGATCGACCTGTCGCAGCCGCGCCGCTTCAGCGATGACGGCAAGCTCTTGAACGCCGATGCAAACCGCATCCAGAACCTGCAATTTAACGGCAAGCCGATCGACGCCGCCCAGAAGTTCGTGGTGGTCAGCAACAACTACCGTGCCGGCGGCGGCGGCAACTTCCCGGAGATTGCAGCCGACAAGGTCGTCTACAAGGCCCCGGACACGAACCGCGACGTCATCGTCCGCTATGTCCACGACCAGGGCACGATCAACCCGACCGCCGACGGCAACTGGACCTTCAAGCCGCTTCCAGGCACCACCGTCCTGTTCCCAAGCTCCCCCAAGGCCAAGGACTTCCTTGCCGAGGTGAAGAGCGTCAAGATCGAGGACGCCGGCGAAGGCACGGATGGTTTCAGCAACTTCCGGCTGGTTCTGTAG
- a CDS encoding PilZ domain-containing protein, giving the protein MQSFSKPPAQYNLKIKARRSQRRRVRLVGQVWYLTKAVTGRVVDLSASGIALDLQSPTHAAAGSKVRVECTDIGMLDGIVRWVHNGRIGIEFDPSSNASALVASYFRFFHKDIQPVLRR; this is encoded by the coding sequence ATGCAGTCATTTTCAAAACCGCCTGCCCAATACAATCTGAAGATCAAAGCGAGACGTTCGCAGCGCCGCCGCGTCCGGTTGGTGGGCCAGGTATGGTATCTCACGAAGGCGGTGACCGGCCGCGTGGTCGACCTTTCCGCCAGTGGCATCGCGCTGGACTTGCAATCCCCGACCCATGCAGCCGCCGGCAGCAAGGTTCGCGTCGAGTGCACGGACATCGGCATGCTCGACGGTATCGTGCGCTGGGTCCACAATGGCAGAATCGGCATCGAATTCGATCCATCCTCCAATGCCTCGGCTCTGGTCGCCTCCTATTTTCGCTTTTTCCACAAGGACATACAGCCGGTTCTCAGGCGCTGA
- a CDS encoding lysozyme inhibitor LprI family protein: MDKSDGSNAAWGGCGQQWLKREDDKLNATWKKVFEQATGQTKTDLLAEQRLWNTYKEGSCQLYANGDWGAERAVLDYVSCRAGVIDKRITDLESYGELFKGN, translated from the coding sequence ATGGACAAGTCGGACGGCAGCAACGCGGCATGGGGCGGCTGCGGACAACAATGGCTGAAGCGCGAAGATGACAAGTTGAACGCGACCTGGAAGAAGGTGTTTGAACAGGCGACGGGTCAAACCAAAACCGATCTTCTGGCGGAACAGCGTCTCTGGAACACCTACAAGGAAGGCTCCTGCCAATTATATGCAAATGGCGACTGGGGCGCGGAACGGGCGGTGCTGGACTATGTTTCATGTCGGGCTGGCGTGATCGACAAGCGGATTACCGACCTCGAAAGCTATGGCGAGCTGTTCAAGGGCAACTAG
- a CDS encoding endonuclease/exonuclease/phosphatase family protein, with protein MTLRIVSLNVWGGLLHEPLMRYLVEVDADVLCLQEVGRTPGVQADWLIYRDHGVELQQRVNLFDEIKAALPGYDAFFCPVARGELFDGDQRIASEFGLATFVRKTYPVIGQALGFVHGEFSSDGWGPHPRSRNAHCIRLFDYEAGYPITIAQMHGLRDPEGKGDTPARQHQAKALVDLIRQVWPGEERLVVCGDFNVLPGSVTFEALASLGLSDLVTSRGHSDTRTSHYRKEPRFADYMLVTPTVEVVAFDAVAEPEVSDHRALLLDLR; from the coding sequence ATGACATTACGCATCGTTTCGCTGAATGTATGGGGCGGCCTGCTGCATGAACCGTTGATGCGGTATCTGGTCGAAGTCGATGCGGATGTTCTATGCCTCCAGGAGGTGGGACGGACACCGGGCGTGCAAGCCGACTGGTTGATTTATCGCGACCACGGCGTCGAACTTCAGCAGCGGGTCAATCTGTTCGATGAGATCAAGGCCGCCCTTCCGGGATATGACGCTTTTTTCTGCCCTGTGGCGCGCGGTGAGCTCTTCGATGGCGATCAGCGGATCGCTTCCGAATTCGGTCTGGCGACCTTCGTTCGCAAGACATATCCGGTCATCGGCCAGGCTCTGGGCTTCGTCCATGGGGAGTTCTCTTCAGACGGCTGGGGGCCGCATCCCCGGTCGCGCAATGCCCATTGTATCCGTCTGTTCGACTATGAAGCCGGCTATCCTATCACCATCGCCCAGATGCATGGCCTGCGTGACCCTGAAGGCAAGGGGGACACCCCAGCGCGTCAGCATCAGGCGAAGGCGCTCGTCGACCTGATCCGTCAGGTATGGCCGGGAGAGGAGCGGCTGGTCGTTTGCGGCGATTTCAACGTCCTCCCTGGAAGTGTGACCTTCGAGGCCCTGGCGTCCCTGGGGCTTTCCGATCTCGTCACCTCGCGGGGACATAGCGACACGCGCACCTCTCATTACCGCAAGGAGCCGCGTTTCGCCGACTATATGCTGGTGACGCCGACGGTCGAGGTCGTGGCGTTCGACGCCGTCGCCGAACCGGAAGTCTCCGATCATCGCGCCTTGCTGCTGGATCTACGTTAG
- a CDS encoding Lrp/AsnC family transcriptional regulator, with protein MLDLDTMDRSILRVLQQNARITNAELAEKVGLSPSACSRRLDILEKSGVIGGYHARLSHKALDYKMIAMVHISLSGQFAKTLSEFEAAVKLCPNVLGCYLMSGEYDYILRIAARDLEDYERIHRDWLSALPHVVKINSSFALREIIDRPNVGL; from the coding sequence ATGTTGGACCTAGACACCATGGATCGTTCGATCCTGCGGGTACTGCAACAGAACGCCAGGATCACCAATGCCGAGCTTGCCGAAAAGGTCGGCCTGTCGCCGTCCGCCTGTTCGCGCCGGCTTGATATACTGGAAAAGAGCGGCGTCATCGGCGGCTATCATGCGCGGCTGTCGCACAAGGCGCTGGATTACAAGATGATCGCCATGGTGCATATCTCGCTGTCCGGTCAGTTCGCAAAGACACTTTCGGAATTCGAGGCGGCGGTGAAACTGTGCCCGAATGTGCTCGGCTGCTACCTGATGTCCGGCGAATACGACTATATCCTGCGCATCGCCGCGCGCGATCTCGAGGACTATGAGCGCATCCATCGCGACTGGCTCTCGGCCCTGCCGCATGTGGTGAAGATCAATTCCAGCTTCGCGTTGCGCGAAATCATCGACCGGCCGAATGTCGGCCTGTGA
- the ald gene encoding alanine dehydrogenase produces the protein MRVGCPKEIKNHEYRVGLTPASVREYVAHGHEVWVETKAGAGIGADDHAYIAAGAKIAASAKDIFEKCDMIVKVKEPQPSEWAQLRDGQLLYTYLHLAPDPEQTKGLIASGVTAIAYETVTDERGGLPLLAPMSEVAGRLSIQAGATALQKANGGLGILLGGVPGVLPAKVAIIGGGVVGLHAAKMAAGLGADVSILDRSLPRLRQLDDIFNGRVHTRYSSIQALEEEVFSADLVIGAVLIPGAAAPKLVTREMLTGMKKGSVIVDVAIDQGGCFETSHATTHSEPTYEVDGVVHYCVANMPGAVPVTSAHALNNATIYHGLALADRGLRAIAEDKHLRNGLNVHKGRVTNKPVAEALGYEAFAPESVLNVA, from the coding sequence ATGCGTGTCGGTTGCCCGAAAGAGATCAAGAACCACGAGTACCGCGTCGGCCTGACGCCCGCGTCCGTCCGCGAATATGTGGCCCACGGTCACGAAGTCTGGGTCGAGACCAAGGCCGGTGCCGGCATCGGCGCCGATGATCACGCCTATATCGCGGCTGGTGCGAAGATCGCCGCTAGCGCCAAGGACATCTTCGAAAAGTGCGACATGATCGTGAAGGTCAAGGAGCCGCAGCCGTCCGAGTGGGCACAGCTGCGTGACGGCCAACTTCTCTACACCTACCTGCATCTCGCGCCCGACCCGGAGCAGACCAAGGGTCTCATCGCCTCCGGCGTCACCGCCATCGCCTATGAAACCGTCACCGACGAGCGCGGCGGCCTCCCGCTGCTGGCGCCTATGTCGGAAGTTGCCGGCCGCTTGTCGATCCAGGCGGGCGCAACCGCTCTACAGAAAGCCAATGGCGGCCTTGGAATTCTGCTCGGTGGCGTGCCCGGCGTTCTTCCGGCCAAGGTGGCGATCATCGGCGGCGGTGTCGTCGGTTTGCATGCCGCCAAGATGGCGGCCGGCCTTGGCGCCGATGTCAGCATCCTCGACCGTTCACTGCCGCGCCTGCGCCAATTGGACGATATCTTCAACGGCCGCGTCCATACGCGCTATTCCAGCATCCAGGCGCTGGAAGAAGAGGTCTTTTCCGCCGATCTCGTCATCGGCGCCGTGCTGATCCCCGGTGCCGCCGCACCGAAGCTCGTCACGCGTGAAATGCTGACCGGCATGAAAAAGGGCTCCGTCATCGTCGACGTCGCCATCGACCAGGGCGGCTGCTTCGAAACCTCGCATGCCACGACCCATTCCGAGCCGACCTACGAGGTCGACGGCGTCGTGCATTATTGCGTCGCCAACATGCCAGGCGCGGTTCCCGTCACCTCGGCGCATGCACTGAACAACGCCACCATCTATCACGGCCTGGCGTTGGCGGATCGCGGCCTGCGGGCGATTGCCGAGGACAAGCATCTGCGCAATGGCCTCAACGTGCACAAGGGCCGCGTCACCAACAAGCCGGTGGCAGAGGCACTGGGCTACGAAGCCTTCGCGCCGGAAAGCGTCTTGAACGTAGCGTAA
- a CDS encoding DUF1203 domain-containing protein, whose amino-acid sequence MPTIAFAAMPTSDAEALWSGGADAYGHQPETMTSDGPGHPCRHCLRNIDAGQEFLVFAYRPFPELQPYAETGPVFLHKMPCERYAAEEVLPPMLTTSPDFIVRGYGENNRIVYGTGAVTPIGNIPTYAAELLGRDGIAYVHVRSARNNCYQCRIDKKEAPAYGDAGTSI is encoded by the coding sequence ATGCCCACTATCGCTTTTGCCGCCATGCCCACGTCCGACGCCGAAGCCCTCTGGAGCGGCGGCGCGGATGCCTATGGTCACCAGCCGGAGACAATGACCTCCGACGGCCCCGGCCATCCCTGCCGCCATTGCCTGCGCAATATCGATGCAGGCCAAGAATTTCTCGTCTTCGCCTATCGGCCGTTTCCGGAGTTGCAGCCCTATGCCGAGACCGGGCCGGTCTTCCTGCATAAGATGCCTTGCGAGCGCTATGCCGCCGAGGAAGTCCTGCCACCAATGCTGACGACCAGCCCCGATTTCATCGTGCGCGGCTATGGCGAGAATAACCGCATCGTCTATGGCACCGGCGCCGTGACGCCGATTGGAAACATTCCCACCTATGCGGCGGAATTGCTAGGGCGCGATGGCATTGCCTATGTGCATGTCCGCTCGGCGCGCAACAACTGCTATCAATGCAGAATAGATAAAAAAGAGGCACCGGCATACGGTGATGCCGGCACCTCCATCTGA